The DNA sequence GTACTCGGCCCATGCTTGGGCTGCCTTCAGGTTCCTTGCTGTCCACGGGTCAGGGTCTGCTCCAGCAATCTGCTGCCACATGTTGGCTGTGGCCCTGGCGAAGGCCGTAACCCCGGCCTCAGGAGCGGTAGCCCACGCCGGAACTCTCGATGCGCATCTCTCAGCGGACACGGGGGCGTGGCCTCCGGCAGCGATCAGCCAGACAACCCAGTAGGCGGCATCCAACCAGGCCGCTCCGCGGGACGCCCACGCCCAGTCGACGAGGTATGCACGCCCGTCTGCAACGATCACGTTCTCGTTGTTCAGGTCCGTATGGACCAAGGAGGCCCCGGCGAAGTACAGCACGTCATCGGGCTCGGCCACATAGTTCGATAGCCGCTGCTCGACGAACTTCAAGCCACTGTCGGGGCAGGCGACCTCTCCGAGCCGAGTCAGCAGCTCGGCCACCCGGGGAAGGTCCTGGGATCCGGGCGTGTAGTCCGCGTGATGGCCCTCCAGGTGCTCGAAGCACAGGATCACCCAACCGGATTCGTGAAGACGCCAGAGCAGTTGCGGAGCGATGCCGCTCAAGGCGGGGTTCACATCGGCTTCGCGTTGCTGCGTCCATACCCGCTTGTGGTCAGCAGGCAGGCCCTTGATGAAGCGAGTGCCGCCAGCGGTGTGCACGCGGGCAGCGATCGCGCTGTTGAATCCGCTGCTGACGTTCTCAGCCTTGATGATCGGCCCTGTGCGGCTCTCGACAGCGGCGCGCACGGCGGAGGGGAGGTCGTCGAATGAAGTCCGCGTTGTCACAGCTCCTCAGACTCTCACGCAGACGGCCCGCGCGGGCTCCGCGACGTGTGAACGCCACGAGACTCGCGCGGGGTTGACGCTCAGCGATACGGGTTGTCGTCGTTGCAGGCGGGCGCGCTGTCCGCGGCTAGGGCCTCGATGTCGTCCACAAGGACGACATCGTCCGGCTCCTTCGGTGTCGCCGGGGGCAGGGTGATCTCGATTGGTACAGCGGTCATGCTGTCTCCCTCTGTCCGTGCTGGCAGTAACTCTCCAGCCGTGCTGGCAGTAACTCTCCAGTGGTGCCTTCGCCAACTGGCGAGCCCTCGCGACTGGTCGGCACACACGGCACTGGTCCGAGAACACACAGCCGCTACAGCCGCCGACGCGAAGCATCTGGGCGTCTGCGACGGCAGGCAGACGCACGAGGCCTTTCAGTCCTTCGCCCATGAGGTCGATCGGGTTCTCCCGGCCCACCTTGCACATGGTTGCGAGCCCATGAGGGTCAACATGGAAGAACGCCTTCCCTGCCGAGCAGCCCTCGAAGATCGCGGTCTTGTCCAGGAAGCCCGGAGCTTGAGCGGCAAGCGGCTCGGGGTTGCCGTCGTAGGTGGGAGAGATGTTCGTGCACTCGCTGTACCCCGTCCCGAACTCTTCGGCGATCGACTGCATGGCCTTCCGCTCATGCACGTTGTGCTTGGTGATGATCAAGGCAAGTTCGAGTGGGAGCCCCGCACCACGGGCCGCTTCGAGGCCCTTCATGAGCAGCCGAAAGGAGCCCGGCTTCCGAGTCAGGGAGTCGAAGCTTTCAGGCGTGGCCCCGTAGAGCGAAACCGTCACCTTCTGCGGCGGCATCGCCGTAAGCAGGTCAACGAGCCGCGGTTGGCATAGTCGAGACCCGTTGGTCAGAATCTCGATCAGCATCCCACTCTCATAGCCTTTCCGATACGAGTACGTGAAATCCCTGTCGATAGTCGGCTCTCCCCCCGTGATCTGGAGCCAGAGAACCCCGGCGTCGCAGAGAAGCTGAATCAGCTTGCCCTTCTCTTCTCTGGGGAGACCGGCAAAGCGACGATCCGCCAAGTAGCAGTGCTCACAGTTGAAGTTGCACCCCTTGTTGATTTCCCAGGTTGCCCGGCTGTAGTTGAGCCGGGTCAGGGGACGGACCACCACGGTGTCCTCAGCCGGGCACCGGGCAAGGTCGATCCCCCAGACCTTCAGTGCGTTGTCGGACAGCCACCGCGGCACAGGACAACCGTCATACACCGCCTGAGACAGCTCGTCGTACTTCGCCTTGGGGATCTTCATACCCCCTCGTGCACCGGGTCTCACGACGATGAACTTCGCCCCTTGCGGACTAGCGATCAACTGGTGCATCGAACCTCCCTTTCTCGTACCGGACAGATACTGATGTCGTGCAGAGGAGAGGGCGCAGAGCCAGTCGCACACGGGCTTAGTGGCCCGCTCACCGTGCTGGGCCCGTAGCGGGGTGGTTGGAGGAGCGCGTCACGGTGAGCGGGGCCGTACCGTCCGGCGCAACCGAACGGGGCTTATGGCTACGCCGTGGCAGGCTCGCCAAGTACGTAGAGCGGCAGCCTCTTGCCCCAGGCGAGGGCTTGCGCAGCGTTGTGGATGCGCCGCACCTGATAGGCGTGGGCGAAGTAGTCCAGCCGACTCATAGGCACCCAGGCGACGGCTGCCAGCTCGCTCCTGGCTGCGTCCGGCAGGGTGACGTCTGCGGCCTCCTCGGCCGACAACTGTCCTCCATCGCAGACGAAGTTGATTCCTTCGGCGCTGGTGCCGTCCTCACTTTCGGGCACTTGATCCACGCAGAGGTAATGCGTGATGGGCAGCGTGAGGCCGGTCTCTTCCTTCACCTCACGCACCGCAGCGTCAGCAATGTGTTCACCCTTGTGCGCGTTCCCTCCTGGGAGCTGCCACCCGAGACGCTTGTCAGCGTGCTTGCACTTTGGCTTTACCATCAGCACGTCGCCCTCTTGGTTACGGATGAAGGCAACGCACCCGAGTCGCCTCGCGGGCTGCTCAGTCGGATCCATATCGCCGTGCATGACTTCTCCTATTTCGGTGTGCCGAGGCGGAGTTAGAGAGACAGGACGTAGGCGAGCGCCAAGAGCCCGAGGGCGCCGGCGAGGCAGCACACCCCGGCGATGACCGCCGTGACTCCACAGCAGCCCGGCTCAGAGCTGCGCGACTCAGTCACCATGCGGGCCATCCAGTTCAAACCCGATGGGATCGACCTGATGGGCTTCGCCGAGCTCGTTGACCGACATGGCCGGGCTCAGATTCTCGGGTTTCGCGTCCCACTCACATCCGCCTCGCAAGGGCCGAAGCTGGACGTACGGCCCTTCGAAGCCCATGACTTCACCGGTGCGCTTCATCGTCGTGTCGAAGACAGTGCTGTGCAGTTCGGGCCTCACAGCAGCCTCCTGAGCCCGCGTTCGGCGGCCTTCAAGATGTTCGGCGTGGGCTCTGTGCAGGGGCCGCGGTGGAACCAGGGCGGCCCCTGCCCCCAGACTCCACCCGCCCCTATGAGTGCCGTCAGCTCATCGACGTCCCCCGGGCCCATGACGGGCACAGCGCGAACGATCTCGTCCTGCGCATGTCCCTCCGGGTGACCGGCCTGAGGCCTGGCGCATCTGCCTGCTTCTCCTGCACCGGTGATCTGCATGTTCTGGACCGCCCTCGGGGATAGACGACTCCTGACAGACAGTCAATGGCCGATGCGGGCCCTGCAACAGGTGAAACCGTTGGGCTCTCCGTCGCAGCACCCCGGTGATTTTTACCTTCGGCCTGTCGCCCGTCGCTGGCAGGGCGCTACCGTCATGGGATGTACGCGAACGCCAAGCTAGAGGCACGCATGGTCAAACTCGGCCTTGGCCAAGCTGAGTTAGCAAGGCTCGTCAATGCTGAGATCGAAAAGTTGACCGGCCGCCCTGGCGCTCTCGACGACGCTGACATTCGTAGATGGTTGAGAGGGAAAACGAAGTGGCCACAGGATCGCATCCGGCTTGGCGTTGAGAGGGTTCTTCAAGCTTCAGCCGTAGACCTGGGCTTCACCCCCAGAAGTAAGAAGAGCGAGGAGGACGACGTGCACCGTCGTACATTCCTCACCGCCACGGGCGGCACAGCTCTGGCGGTAGCAGCATCTAAAAAGCAGCTCAGCCTGAGTGATGTTGACCTTTTCCAGCGTCAGTACATCTGCATCCTTGAGGATGACTGGCGCGTAGGGGGCGGCCAGAAGGTCGAGAACCAAGCGGTGGAGTTGGCTCTCCGCATCCGCTCCGCCCTGACTGCAGGGACCACTTCAAGTCAGGTACGCAAGAGGCTTCACCGTCTCGCCTCGGATGCCATGAGCTCAGCGGCCTTCGCAGCGATCGACGCCAAGTCGCATCAACGCGCCCGAGTGCATCTTGAGAAGGCCGTCACCTTCGCTGGCCTTTCAGGCGACAGTGAGACTCAGTACCACGTGTGGAACCATCTCGCCATGACGGCCTGTCAGCGAGGGGACTTCTCAGAAGGTGCCGCAGCCGCGGATGTGATGCGTTCATTGGCCATCGCGAGACGTGACCCGATCTACACCTCGCTCGGTCACATGCGCAACGCTCGGGCCCTAGCCAAGATGAACCAACCGAGTGACACTCTCCGCTCTCTAAAGGCTGCCGAGAAGTCTTTCCACAGGGCCAGAGAAACAGAGCGTCCAACCTGGATTGCCTTCTACGATCAAAGTGAAGTGTGTGGGCTCGCGGCAAGCATCTGGTTCGCGCTGGGCCAGTATGAGCGAGCGGAGTACTTCTTCCATCAAACACTCAGCGAGATTCGCCCTGAGATGATCCGCAATCGAGCCCTGTACATGACACACTTGGCGCTCGCCCAGGCATGCCAAGGAGAGCTGGAGCTGGCCTGTTTCACAGGTCAGACAGCATACGAAATGCTGCCGCCTGCGTACGGCTCGAAGCGGGCCACAGACATGTTGAGCAAGGTGAGGCTTTCCCTCATCTCGTCCGGATCGAAGTCCCCAGAGGTTACCGAATGGATTGAGAGGTCTCACCAATGGACCTGAAGCACTATGCACATGCTGACGCCCGGGATATCCGTACCTTGCTATTGGACATCCATGACGAGTGCTACGAAAACGAGAAAGGAGGGTTTCACTCCCGGGAGAGGTTCGCCGATTTTGTCGACGCCTGGTCCGCCAAAGACACTTGGGCTTGCCTGATCGGATTCGAGAACGGCAAGCCCATCGGCTACGCCTACGGGGCCACTTTCAGCCCTGGTGGGTGGTGGCGGGGCGTCGACGCCCCCGACTGGCTGACTCCAGAAACAAGAGTCTTCGCCCTCTCGGAGCTGATGGTCGTACCAGAAGGGCGCGGATCTGGGTTCTCAGTCAAGATTCATGACGCACTACTACAGGCCCAGCATGCCGACTGGGTATCCCTCTTCGTCGATACGGCACACCCGAAGGTGGTTGCGCTCTACGAGAGGTGGGGGTACACCAAAGTCGCTGAATCCAGACCTTTCGATGACTCGCCCCTGTACGCCGTCATGGCCAAGAGGATGGGCCATGACACGTGATTCCGCGGGCACCAGGTCAGGCGCCCCCAGCTAAGGGGCAGACGAGTCGGGCTGTACGCCGGGTTCTGTCGCCCGGGCGCCTCGCGGCGGCCGGGGAGACGGCCATCCATCTAGGGCCGGCGTTGCCGCCGGCCTCGTGCGGTCTACCCGCGGACTCGGGCGGGCAGCCCTCGGT is a window from the Streptomyces spectabilis genome containing:
- a CDS encoding GNAT family N-acetyltransferase, whose protein sequence is MDLKHYAHADARDIRTLLLDIHDECYENEKGGFHSRERFADFVDAWSAKDTWACLIGFENGKPIGYAYGATFSPGGWWRGVDAPDWLTPETRVFALSELMVVPEGRGSGFSVKIHDALLQAQHADWVSLFVDTAHPKVVALYERWGYTKVAESRPFDDSPLYAVMAKRMGHDT
- a CDS encoding aminoglycoside phosphotransferase; this translates as MTTRTSFDDLPSAVRAAVESRTGPIIKAENVSSGFNSAIAARVHTAGGTRFIKGLPADHKRVWTQQREADVNPALSGIAPQLLWRLHESGWVILCFEHLEGHHADYTPGSQDLPRVAELLTRLGEVACPDSGLKFVEQRLSNYVAEPDDVLYFAGASLVHTDLNNENVIVADGRAYLVDWAWASRGAAWLDAAYWVVWLIAAGGHAPVSAERCASRVPAWATAPEAGVTAFARATANMWQQIAGADPDPWTARNLKAAQAWAEYRQDLTN
- a CDS encoding NUDIX domain-containing protein, which translates into the protein MHGDMDPTEQPARRLGCVAFIRNQEGDVLMVKPKCKHADKRLGWQLPGGNAHKGEHIADAAVREVKEETGLTLPITHYLCVDQVPESEDGTSAEGINFVCDGGQLSAEEAADVTLPDAARSELAAVAWVPMSRLDYFAHAYQVRRIHNAAQALAWGKRLPLYVLGEPATA
- a CDS encoding radical SAM protein; translation: MKIPKAKYDELSQAVYDGCPVPRWLSDNALKVWGIDLARCPAEDTVVVRPLTRLNYSRATWEINKGCNFNCEHCYLADRRFAGLPREEKGKLIQLLCDAGVLWLQITGGEPTIDRDFTYSYRKGYESGMLIEILTNGSRLCQPRLVDLLTAMPPQKVTVSLYGATPESFDSLTRKPGSFRLLMKGLEAARGAGLPLELALIITKHNVHERKAMQSIAEEFGTGYSECTNISPTYDGNPEPLAAQAPGFLDKTAIFEGCSAGKAFFHVDPHGLATMCKVGRENPIDLMGEGLKGLVRLPAVADAQMLRVGGCSGCVFSDQCRVCRPVARARQLAKAPLESYCQHGWRVTASTDRGRQHDRCTNRDHPAPGDTEGAGRCRPCGRHRGPSRGQRARLQRRQPVSLSVNPARVSWRSHVAEPARAVCVRV
- a CDS encoding XRE family transcriptional regulator, with protein sequence MYANAKLEARMVKLGLGQAELARLVNAEIEKLTGRPGALDDADIRRWLRGKTKWPQDRIRLGVERVLQASAVDLGFTPRSKKSEEDDVHRRTFLTATGGTALAVAASKKQLSLSDVDLFQRQYICILEDDWRVGGGQKVENQAVELALRIRSALTAGTTSSQVRKRLHRLASDAMSSAAFAAIDAKSHQRARVHLEKAVTFAGLSGDSETQYHVWNHLAMTACQRGDFSEGAAAADVMRSLAIARRDPIYTSLGHMRNARALAKMNQPSDTLRSLKAAEKSFHRARETERPTWIAFYDQSEVCGLAASIWFALGQYERAEYFFHQTLSEIRPEMIRNRALYMTHLALAQACQGELELACFTGQTAYEMLPPAYGSKRATDMLSKVRLSLISSGSKSPEVTEWIERSHQWT